One window of Phoenix dactylifera cultivar Barhee BC4 chromosome 5, palm_55x_up_171113_PBpolish2nd_filt_p, whole genome shotgun sequence genomic DNA carries:
- the LOC103712148 gene encoding E3 ubiquitin protein ligase RIN2-like: protein MAVNYLYASAISTVISLVGLQWWTVSLLDWMKSDGLVDENEVGSRSVEREMALLLGSRVTIALLASSVLNVLVLVIVCLKTIFFVQLYPSETRKVLERLIHYLIYKGTFLPLVVPPNMFQVVLWSGWLVFLCCLKMFQSLARDRLEQLNASPAATPSKYFRVFSTFLLVLFADLLWIKLCMMIYKSSGSSLFVLLFFEPLSIVFETSQAIIVHGFQLLEIWQRHSIDSGGDFLGSNTSYKIVAGSLSEWKGILIRNCGFLLEMMAFLMAVGHYLIIWWLHGMAFHLVDAVLFLNLRALVSAIVKRVRAYIKLRKALSSLNGALPDATYEELCAFDDECAICREPMARAKKLSCNHLFHLACLRSWLDQGLTEVYSCPTCRRPLFLSNTQDGTSSATGELSNVGQLAEQLNLGLNLRRISGHTPPFGAFPNLQHNPSDTMWREVGFDSSWAPPWLNQGMDVAGSSSGIRSGGLNGVQMMMRQLTSVSDNYAHGSLDDSPWILWPNQQASGSSVPPSSSLRYTRNTAGLQFRDTAPTVNGNMPDILAMVDRVREVLPHMPDELIIQDLLRTNNINITVNNLLLAQ from the exons ATGGCCGTGAATTACTTGTACGCCTCTGCCATCAGCACGGTGATCAGCCTTGTTGGTCTGCAATGGTGGACGGTGTCGCTTCTTGATTGGATGAAATCTGATGGTTTGGTTGATGAGAATGAGGTTGGCTCGAGGAGCGTCGAGCGGGAGATGGCACTGCTCTTGGGCTCGCGTGTTACCATCGCTTTGTTGGCGAGTTCTGTGCTTAATGTGCTCGTTCTTGTCATCGTGTGCCTCAAG ACCATATTCTTTGTGCAGTTATATCCTTCAGAGACTCGAAAAGTATTGGAACGCCTTATTCATTATCTAATTTACAAG GGAACTTTTCTTCCACTGGTCGTACCACCTAATATGTTTCAAGTGGTCCTGTGGTCAGGCTGGCTGGTCTTTCTTTGTTGCCTGAAG ATGTTCCAATCATTGGCCAGAGATCGGCTTGAGCAGTTAAATGCATCCCCCGCTGCAACACCTTCGAAATACTTTCGTGTTTTTTCGACCTTTTTGCTTGTTCTATTTGCAGACCTTCTATG GATAAAGCTGTGTATGATGATCTACAAATCATCCGGTTCTAGTTTATTTGTTCTCTTGTTCTTCGAGCCTCTCAGTATTGTTTTTGAGACATCACAG GCTATCATAGTACATGGGTTTCAGTTGCTTGAGATTTGGCAACGGCATTCCATTGATAGTGGTGGTGATTTCTTGGGCTCCAATACTTCTTACAAAATAGTGGCAG GTTCTTTATCTGAATGGAAGGGAATTCTCATTCGAAATTGTGGTTTTCTCCTAGAGATGATGGCTTTTTTAATGGCAGTTGGTCATTACTTGATCATCTGGTGGCTTCATGGCATGGCATTTCATCTAGTGGATGCAGTCCTTTTCCTAAACTTGCGT GCTCTTGTAAGTGCAATTGTGAAGCGGGTCAGGGCATATATCAAGTTAAGAAAGGCATTAAGTTCTCTAAATGGAGCTCTTCCTGATGCTACATATGAAGAGCTTTGTGCATTCGATGATGAATGTGCTATCTGCAGA GAACCAATGGCTAGGGCAAAAAAGCTATCATGCAATCACCTTTTTCATCTTGCGTGCTTGAGGTCTTG GTTAGATCAGGGCTTAACTGAAGTGTATTCTTGTCCTACATGTCGAAGGCCTCTTTTTCTGTCTAATACTCAAGATGGCACAAGCTCTGCGACAGGAGAACTTTCCAATGTTGGGCAACTTGCTGAGCAGTTAAATTTGGGATTGAACCTGCGGAGAATATCTGGACATACACCACCTTTTGGGGCATTTCCTAACCTGCAACACAATCCTTCTGATACAATGTGGAg GGAAGTTGGTTTTGATTCCAGTTGGGCACCTCCGTGGCTAAATCAAGGAATGGATGTTGCTGGTTCATCCAGTGGAATCAGGTCAGGTGGGCTTAATGGAGtccagatgatgatgaggcagcTGACATCTGTCAGTGATAACTATGCTCATGGTTCATTAGATGATTCTCCTTGGATCTTGTGGCCTAATCAGCAAGCTTCAGGTTCCTCTGTTCCTCCATCCTCCTCCCTCAGATACACCAGAAATACAGCTGGCCTGCAGTTTAGAGACACTGCACCCACTGTAAATGGAAACATGCCGGATATACTTGCCATGGTAGATAGAGTGCGAGAAGTTTTGCCCCACATGCCTGATGAACTAATTATTCAG GACTTGTTGCGGACCAACAACATCAACATTACTGTGAATAATCTTCTTCTAGCTCAATAA
- the LOC120110738 gene encoding uncharacterized protein LOC120110738, protein MPLSTYTLLLLSSNSHPNISFATKATMPSLLLFILLLSVSISACDGRHPSVHDKDFTRAFHHSSKDAAVAKLDDKTSAPLKPASSEEEIRSSATMERPKGLEAPMKVVEPKRDAVSDAVRIPSLAKVSWRVPRENPGFNLDYMGPRTHPPSHN, encoded by the exons ATGCCACTATCTACATATACTCTTCTCCTACTCTCATCAAACTCCCACCCAAACATCAGCTTTGCGACGAAAGCCACCatgccttctcttcttctcttcattctCCTACTATCTGTTTCTATCAGTGCATGCGATGGCCGTCATCCAAGTGTTCATGACAAAGATTTCACCAGAGCTTTCCATCACTCAAGCAAG GATGCTGCAGTCGCGAAGCTCGACGACAAGACTTCAGCCCCACTGAAGCCAGCATCATCAGAGGAAGAGATTCGGAGCAGTGCAACCATGGAAAGGCCGAAAGGCTTGGAGGCTCCTATGAAGGTTGTCGAGCCAAAGAGAGATGCAGTATCAGATGCTGTTCGAATCCCATCGCTGGCTAAGGTTTCATGGCGTGTGCCTCGCGAAAATCCAGGGTTCAATTTGGATTATATGGGCCCTAGAACACATCCCCCATCTCACAACTGA
- the LOC103712151 gene encoding NADH dehydrogenase [ubiquinone] 1 beta subcomplex subunit 8, mitochondrial-like isoform X1 yields the protein MAGRLSSVGSRIMGGHGVVGRSLGSSLRNRSGMGLPVGKHIVPDKPLPVHDELVWDNGTPYPEPCIDRLAPTIGKYEALGWLCGGLGIFATIGLLAVWNDKASKVPYVLIHQKSIHMTTCGWNLAKSYRSSP from the exons aTGGCCGGGAGATTAAGCAGCGTAGGATCTCGGATTATGGGAGGCCACGGCGTGGTGGGGCGATCCCTGGGCTCCTCCCTCCGCAACCGCTCCGGCATGGGCCTCCCCGTCGGCAAGCACATCGTCCCCGACAAGCCC CTCCCAGTTCACGACGAGCTTGTTTGGGATAATGGCACCCCATACCCGGAGCCCTGCATAGATCGCCTCGCCCCCACTATCGGGAAG TATGAGGCATTGGGTTGGCTGTGCGGAGGGCTGGGCATTTTCGCTACGATCGGTTTGCTAGCCGTGTGGAATGACAAAGCATCAAAGGTTCCCTATGTGCTAAT ACACCAAAAGTCCATCCATATGACAACCTGCGGGTGGAACTTGGCGAAGAGCTATAGGAGCAGTCCATGA
- the LOC103712151 gene encoding NADH dehydrogenase [ubiquinone] 1 beta subcomplex subunit 8, mitochondrial-like isoform X2, translating into MAGRLSSVGSRIMGGHGVVGRSLGSSLRNRSGMGLPVGKHIVPDKPLPVHDELVWDNGTPYPEPCIDRLAPTIGKYEALGWLCGGLGIFATIGLLAVWNDKASKVPYTPKVHPYDNLRVELGEEL; encoded by the exons aTGGCCGGGAGATTAAGCAGCGTAGGATCTCGGATTATGGGAGGCCACGGCGTGGTGGGGCGATCCCTGGGCTCCTCCCTCCGCAACCGCTCCGGCATGGGCCTCCCCGTCGGCAAGCACATCGTCCCCGACAAGCCC CTCCCAGTTCACGACGAGCTTGTTTGGGATAATGGCACCCCATACCCGGAGCCCTGCATAGATCGCCTCGCCCCCACTATCGGGAAG TATGAGGCATTGGGTTGGCTGTGCGGAGGGCTGGGCATTTTCGCTACGATCGGTTTGCTAGCCGTGTGGAATGACAAAGCATCAAAGGTTCCCTAT ACACCAAAAGTCCATCCATATGACAACCTGCGGGTGGAACTTGGCGAAGAGCTATAG